The Coffea eugenioides isolate CCC68of chromosome 8, Ceug_1.0, whole genome shotgun sequence genome has a segment encoding these proteins:
- the LOC113780496 gene encoding uncharacterized protein LOC113780496: protein MSQLATSMSNLENSNRGKLPSQVIPNPKENASAMQLRSGKEVQSPRHAHAREEEVSRKVEEEEEKQSSEVSKKVDIPPPFPSRFTKAKKEESEKEILDTFRKVEINIPLLDAIRQLPKYAKFLKGLCTNRNKLSLDDKVKVGENVSAMFQRKLPQKCKDPGPLKETRVIIQLADRSNVYPEGLVEDVLVKVNEFIFPVDFYIVDMNDEYSTNSAVILLGRPFMSTTRTKIDVHEGTLSVEFDGEKVTFNIFDAMKHPVDTESVNFVGMTNTIVQENFEQNFMGDKLDFVLQQGKTNLEVDDMEEEEVKEAIMSLHSLHPLPGRFENSFLPLPTSNERILPSVQQAPNVELKEMPEHLKYAYLGDNKTLPVIIANDLTALQEERLLRVLRKFKPAIGWTLADIKGINPSICMHHILLESDAKPVREHQRKLNPAMKEVVMKEILKLLELGIIFPISDSQWVSPVHVVPKKTGITLVKNEKNELVPMRLQNG, encoded by the exons ATGTCCCAATTGGCAACTTCCATGAGCAACCTGGAAAATAGCAATAGAGGGAAGTTACCATCTCAAGTAATTCCTAATCCCAAGGAGAATGCCAGTGCAATGCAATTACGGAGTGGCAAGGAGGTACAGTCTCCTAGGCATGCCCACGCTAGAGAAGAAGAAGTGTCCAGGAAGgtggaagaggaagaagagaaacAATCCTCTGAAGTCTCAAAGAAAGTTGACATTCCTCCtccttttcctagcaggttTACAAAAGCTAAAAAGGAAGAATCTGAGAAAGAGATTTTGGACACCTTCAGGAAAGTGGAGATCAATATTCCTTTGCTGGATGCTATTAGGCAATTGCCTaaatatgctaaatttttgaagggTTTATGCACTAATCGCAATAAGTTGAGTCTGGATGACAAGGTGAAGGTGGGGGAGAATGTCTCAGCGATGTTTCAAAGGAAGTTGCCCCAGAAATGCaaggatccag GACCCCTCAAAGAAACTAGGGTAATCATTCAACTAGCAGATAGGTCTAATGTCTACCCTGAGGGTCTAGTTGAAGATGTTCTAGTAAAGGTCAATGAATTCATTTTTCCTGTGGATTTTTACATTGTTGATATGAATGATGAATACTCTACTAATTCAGCAGTGATTCTTTTGGGTAGACCCTTCATGAGTACAACAAGGACTAAAATAGATGTACATGAAGGAACTTTATctgtggaatttgatggagagaAGGTCACTTTCAATATTTTTGATGCAATGAAGCATCCTGTGGATACTGAGTCTGTAAATTTTGTTGGCATGACTAACACCATTGTGCAAGAGAATTTTGAACAGAATTTCATGGGGGACAAGTTGGACTTTGTCTTACAACAAGGCAAGACCAATTTGGAAGTGGACGacatggaggaggaggaggtcaAAGAAGCTATCATGTCCTTACATTCACTACATCCGCTTCCAGGCAGgtttgaaaattcttttctaccATTACCCACTTCTAATGAAAGAATTCTACCTTCTGTTCAACAGGCACCTAATGTGGAATTGAAAGAAATGCCCGAGCATTTGAAATATGCTTACTTGGGAGATAACAAGACTTTGCCTGTAATCATTGCCAATGATTTAACTGCGTTGCAAGAAGAGAGGCTCTTACGGGTCTTACGGAAATTTAAACCAGCAATTGGATGGACGTTAGCAGACATCAAAGGCATCAATCCATCCATTTGCATGCATCACATCCTTTTGGAGTCGGACGCAAAACCCGTGAGAGAGCATCAACGCAAGCTCAATCCCGCAATGAAGGAAGTGGTGATGAAAGAGATTCTCAAGCTCTTAGAATTAGGAATTATTTTTCCTATCTCTGACAGCCAGTGGGTAAGTCCAGTCCATGTTGTTCCCAAGAAGACTGGAATCACattggtgaaaaatgaaaagaatgagttAGTGCCAATGAGATTGCAAAATGGGTGA
- the LOC113780497 gene encoding uncharacterized protein LOC113780497, with amino-acid sequence MEADLSEMMQKFSLAGNELSGAMLDLGDLESGVRECKDSIIGRIMGEKIASFTGVKNFVTIAWEYPKNLAVLELGPNLFQFNIPNPEDRERIVEGGPWVIDNQVLVLNRWEEGIEGNMEAFKMTPLWVQVWNLPVHWVTKEVGRKIGAVFKQVKDVIIPQMGGKKGRHLNMFVLADLSKPLLKGTIVKTEGTLKWVAFKHERCSDFCYNCEFVGHRERTCTNQQETSRGNVDNQYGPWLRAGADILTKALPAIAVKSDKKGQIPEDCTVSGVPTPDNAELREKAGLRVLFLGPPPFLGAIL; translated from the exons ATGGAAGCGGATTTGAGTGAAATGATGCAAAAGTTCTCACTAGCTGGGAATGAACTCTCTGGAGCTATGTTGGACTTAGGAGATCTGGAAAGTGGAGTAAGAGAGTGTAAGGACAGTATAATAGGGAGAATAATGGGAGAGAAGATAGCGAGTTTCACAGGAGTGAAAAACTTTGTCACGATAGCATGGGAGTATCCCAAAAATTTGGCTGTCTTAGAGTTGGGACCGAATCTATTCCAGTTCAACATCCCTAACCCTGAGGATAGGGAAAGGATAGTGGAAGGAGGGCCTTGGGTAATAGATAACCAAGTTTTGGTTCTGAACAGATGGGAGGAAGGAATAGAAGGAAATATGGAAGCTTTCAAGATGACACCTTTGTGGGTACAGGTGTGGAATTTACCGGTACATTGGGTTACTAAAGAGGTTGGACGTAAGATAGGGGCAGTGTTCAAACAGGTTAAGGATGTTATAATCCCCCAAATGGGGGGAAAGAAAGGTAGGCATTTGAACATGTTTGTGCTAGCGGATCTATCAAAACCTCTTCTTAAAGGGACAATAGTAAAAACTGAGGGTACTTTGAAATGGGTGGCATTTAAGCATGAAAGATGTTCTGATTTTTGCTATAACTGTGAATTTGTGGGTCATCGAGAAAGGACTTGCACCAACCAGCAAGAAACATCAAGAGGGAATGTTGATAATCAGTATGGCCCCTGGCTGAGAGCAGGTGCTGACATTCTTACAAAAGCCCTTCCA GCAATTGCTGttaaaagtgataaaaaaggGCAAATTCCAGAAGACTGCACCGTCtctggcgtgcccacgccagacaACGCAGAGTTGCGTGAAAAAGCCGGATTGCGGGTCCTATTCCTGGGGCCACCGCCTTTCCTTGGAGCCATACTTTAA